A region from the Wansuia hejianensis genome encodes:
- a CDS encoding ABC transporter permease produces the protein MDKKLENEGEVVSVKTKANQNKLVEFIKKYPILLVLIAFIIFASIVSEKFLTADNILNVLRQVATNGLISIGMTYVILTGGIDISVGSVVGLSSILFAGCFQPSGLAGPFSGIMGAVNKIMPGGVGSLIVAALFVLIICGLLGFLNGLGVSKGKMPAFVMTMSTQVIIMGLALVVCDAKPLFLDQEYRAQINWLGSGRVLNIPNPVIVLVIACAVFIFILNKTVFGRYVRAIGGNAEAARVAGINVGKYQAITYIIPAVMAGLAGILISCRTATGEPLLGDGYELDAIAATVIGGTALEGGVGNLVGTVFGVLIIGIINNVMNLMNVSPYFQYIIKGLFIFVAVLIRTDRKKK, from the coding sequence ATGGATAAAAAATTAGAAAACGAAGGCGAAGTAGTGTCCGTTAAAACAAAGGCTAACCAGAACAAGCTCGTGGAGTTCATTAAGAAATATCCGATACTTCTGGTTTTGATCGCATTTATTATTTTTGCGTCCATCGTCAGTGAAAAATTCCTGACGGCGGACAACATCTTAAACGTGTTGAGGCAGGTGGCTACGAACGGCCTCATTTCCATCGGTATGACATATGTCATCCTGACAGGAGGGATTGATATTTCTGTTGGGTCTGTGGTGGGCCTTTCGTCTATCTTGTTCGCGGGCTGTTTCCAGCCCAGCGGTCTGGCAGGGCCGTTTTCGGGAATCATGGGGGCTGTCAACAAAATAATGCCGGGCGGTGTGGGCTCGCTGATCGTTGCGGCGCTTTTCGTGCTGATCATTTGCGGCCTGCTGGGGTTTCTCAATGGATTGGGAGTGAGTAAGGGCAAGATGCCGGCTTTTGTTATGACCATGAGCACGCAGGTGATCATCATGGGGCTGGCACTGGTTGTATGCGACGCGAAACCACTGTTCCTGGATCAGGAATACAGGGCACAGATCAATTGGCTGGGTTCCGGCAGAGTGCTCAACATCCCCAATCCGGTAATTGTACTTGTGATTGCCTGCGCGGTATTTATTTTCATATTAAATAAAACGGTGTTCGGCCGCTATGTAAGAGCTATCGGCGGCAATGCCGAAGCCGCCAGGGTGGCGGGCATCAACGTCGGAAAATATCAGGCGATTACATACATTATCCCTGCGGTTATGGCAGGTTTGGCCGGCATCCTGATTTCCTGCCGGACGGCTACGGGAGAGCCCCTTTTGGGCGACGGCTATGAGCTGGACGCGATCGCGGCCACCGTTATCGGCGGCACTGCTCTGGAAGGCGGTGTAGGCAATCTGGTAGGTACAGTGTTTGGCGTTTTAATCATCGGAATCATTAACAATGTGATGAATCTGATGAATGTGTCACCTTATTTCCAATACATCATCAAGGGGTTGTTCATTTTTGTGGCGGTACTGATCAGGACCGACAGAAAGAAAAAATAG